Proteins co-encoded in one Longimicrobium sp. genomic window:
- the tsaA gene encoding tRNA (N6-threonylcarbamoyladenosine(37)-N6)-methyltransferase TrmO → MFTLLPVATMFTLTPIGWVSSTLFEREDAPKQGFLGAPDAWIVLEPEFAEGARDLAVGDEVLVLTWLDRSDREVLSVHPRDDLSAPLRGVFSTRSSDRPNPVGIHRVTIAEIEDGTRFRVTEMEALDGTPVIDIKPVLDRARER, encoded by the coding sequence GTGTTCACACTGCTGCCGGTTGCCACCATGTTCACCCTGACGCCCATCGGCTGGGTCAGCTCCACCCTCTTCGAGCGCGAGGACGCGCCGAAGCAGGGGTTCCTGGGCGCTCCCGACGCCTGGATCGTGCTGGAGCCCGAGTTCGCCGAGGGCGCGCGCGACCTGGCCGTGGGCGACGAGGTGCTGGTGCTGACCTGGCTGGACCGCAGCGACCGCGAGGTGCTGAGCGTCCATCCCCGCGACGACCTGTCCGCGCCGCTGCGGGGCGTGTTCAGCACCCGCTCGTCCGACCGCCCCAACCCCGTCGGTATCCACCGCGTCACCATCGCCGAGATCGAGGATGGAACGCGCTTCCGCGTGACGGAGATGGAGGCGCTGGACGGCACGCCGGTGATCGACATCAAGCCGGTGCTGGACCGGGCGAGGGAGCGGTGA